In Phreatobacter stygius, a genomic segment contains:
- a CDS encoding TetR/AcrR family transcriptional regulator: MAERGRPRRFDRVEVLQKAMELFWRRGYDGASVADLTTAMGINSPSLYACFGSKEQLFRDAVALYGETDGKLTACALREGATARQAVDGMLRSNAAAFVRPDHPTGCMVTLAAPTASSQSDAVCQFLMELRRQARAALEERLNRGISDGDLPDGTDTAALTDFYSTVLQGLSIQARDGADPRTMNTIVDCAMAAWHALLPVAPEPPDLHGGQCRHHANVP, from the coding sequence ATGGCCGAACGTGGCCGTCCACGCCGTTTCGACCGGGTCGAGGTGCTGCAGAAAGCCATGGAGCTGTTCTGGCGGCGCGGCTATGACGGCGCCTCGGTGGCCGACCTGACGACGGCGATGGGCATCAACTCGCCGAGCCTCTACGCCTGTTTCGGCTCGAAGGAACAATTGTTCCGCGACGCGGTGGCGCTTTATGGCGAGACCGACGGCAAGCTGACGGCCTGCGCATTGCGTGAAGGCGCGACCGCCCGCCAGGCGGTCGATGGCATGTTGCGCAGCAATGCGGCAGCCTTTGTCCGGCCTGACCATCCGACCGGCTGCATGGTGACGCTGGCCGCCCCGACCGCCAGTTCGCAGAGCGACGCGGTCTGCCAGTTCCTGATGGAGCTGCGCCGCCAGGCGCGCGCGGCGCTGGAAGAGCGGCTGAACCGTGGCATCAGCGACGGCGACCTGCCCGATGGCACCGACACCGCCGCCTTGACCGACTTCTATTCGACCGTGCTGCAGGGCCTGTCGATCCAGGCCCGCGACGGCGCGGACCCACGGACGATGAACACCATCGTCGATTGTGCCATGGCCGCCTGGCACGCCTTGCTGCCGGTTGCGCCGGAGCCCCCGGACTTACACGGCGGCCAATGCCGCCATCACGCGAATGTGCCCTGA